Below is a genomic region from Augochlora pura isolate Apur16 chromosome 2, APUR_v2.2.1, whole genome shotgun sequence.
GCACAAATTATCTTCCTCTGCTAAGAAATGATTACAATCAAACGATCGTACACATTGCGACTGCGAAGATAATGGTACAGGAAAggtttaataaagaaaaatatactaaaaagaTCGCTGTCCGTAGGCGTGAAGAAACTAATTCGAGGCCGCGTTCTCCCGACGCGTCGGGAGAATCTGATCGGCGCGCCTAATCGTACCGGCTACCACGAGGCTGGAACGTTCCAGCCGATAATTTGCTTTGATCCACGTCGGCCGTGCAATTATATCGAGTTTTGTGACAGCCGTGATAGAgagacacacgcgcgcacggtGGGGCGGAAGGGGGGCGGCCGGTTTTGTGTGACACGTTCACGTGAATAATCGGGACGCATCGTGGCCACGTGAATTATGGCGGTGTTGGGCACCGGCGTTGTCGTGCAAACACAAAAGCGGAATCAAAATGCAATCGATGTTGGCGCAGCTGCCGCTTCCGCGAAAAACTGTTCGCACGCGACTACAGGAAACGCGGACACCCCGGGAAAGAAGTGTGTATGTACGTACATCGGGCTATTAACTACctttgatcgatcgatcgcgcccGACCGATTCCGAGCGGACCGCGGcgaaaatataatcgaattgaaattgtCGCTCGTCGCGGAACGTCGTTTTTGTTTCGGCataatttattgattgttCTCTTTCGGCTAGCGGGAAGCACTCGATCAAACGAATCAATCGTCTATTATAATTGCTCGAATACGGTCCGCGAAACAATTAACCCCTACCCGTATAACGAGTTTCATTCGTGACGGTGATTCTGAACGGGCATCGCTAAATTCGACCGATAATCGAAGCGTTCgatctttcattttaaatgTACATTTGGTTTCTTACTGGGAAATTGTCGAGGATTAAATCTACCGAGACCTAAAACTGACTAAGAAGTGCTGTCTTATCAGAATTACAAATTGgaatttacttaaattgtCTAGAAATTTTTCAGCAGCGTGTGTCTggatagagaaatatatttaacaatttttaatggaaacagaaatttctatttacattttcattgcCATGTTGTTTAGCATCTACAAGATTCGTGAGTGTTACAGATGTAATTTCTTCACAGTAATCCTTGTCTTCTCTGATGTTACAATGCGAGATAATTAGTTCAGATTTCGtgtgatttttaaacattcctGGGGTCGTCAATGTCTTAAGGATAGTTTAATTCGCAACtactttattgaaatatcatttattcattACTCTACAAtggttacaattatttaaatgcgcATTACTAATCATAATGAAATCTGACAGgcatataatattgaaaacattACTGGTTGATGTTTGTTTGATCGGAGATCTtcaaactttgtaatttttgcacgTGGTGTGCCGACTAAGTAATTTTACTAAGCAGAGACTAGGTGCTAgttgatcgtttattttagAGTCACACAATTTGTACATGTTTCGAAGCTTTTATACTAGCCGGTAGTTCTAGGAGGCGACCAATGAAACTCCAGGAAGATTTCTATTGGTGCGCTGCTAGATACGATTTTCGTGGTGAAAATGAGCTGTGGTGTTTTGCtcaaaaaagggaaaaatccGTCCCAGCGATTCCGATGGTCAAAAAACGCGGAGCTGTGATTTTATGACCGGGCGAAGGTCCGGTCAACAGCCCTCATCTGGCGCTCGTTTGCCGGCAATGTTTTAATACCTTTATAACTTAATTGCTAAGTTGCCGGCAATCTGTCAAACTAATCCTATGGATGTGCATAAAACCTAACAATTACCCAAATTGATTAACACCtggcaatatttttaaatctattccCAAATCTTTAAGTATCTCGATATCATTGTGTTTCGGCGCGAGCGAAATATGAGTTACTGTAAGGTAACTTAATTGAAGGATAATTTCGGTTATCGCTCGACTTCACGCTGTGGAATTAATCGCAAGTGAATATTTCAGTAAATCAGTCAAGTTAAAGtgtaaattactttaatgTAAATGTTTGCCAAGCGAGGTAATGCTCCGAAAGACAGCGGTTGTGCTTTGTACTGTTGTAGTTAGATCGAGtgctgaattttttattttgatcgcaccttttatactaatttggTGGCCCAAGAGCGCACCAATCAGTGCTGAGCATTATTCTGCAATTTTGTCTGCGGGCAGCCGACAAATTGTCGCATGGTTGGGCCCGAGTCCTGAAATACtagaaatacaaattatgtattgggttggcaactaagtcaTTGCCGATTtcaaataagaaggaaaattcagaatttttgttaaaaaatataagttcaTTCAATTAGATATTGCCCGTTCTTGTCGATGACCTTTTTCCATCGTTCTGGCAGTGTAAAAATTCCCCGTTCGTAAAATGTCTGGTCTTTGCTATTAAAAAACTGAATTTGGTGTGATCTGACATCATccgcgttattaaaaattttaccatttaaaGAGTTTTGCATGGAACGAAACAAATGGCAATCCGAAGGCGCAAGATCAGGGCTATATGGTGGGTGTGACAAAACATCCCAACCcagttccaataatttttgccgAGTGACCAAAGATGTGTGGGGCCTTGCGTTATCATGATGGAAAACAACGCCCTTCCGATTTGACAATACCGGCCGCTTTTCTTCGGTAAttagtaaaagaaatataatttcttttactaatTAAAAGTAGAAGTCCACacagtaagaaaaaaaatataggttAGATGTTCTGACCACGTtaacaaaacaaaagaaaatgtagCGGCATTATTTCTAGCGGCATGGCGTATCGCTTGTGTTACGCCGTAACACATTGTATTGCTAGtgtagaaaaattttagttgGCAATAATCCCATTTGATTTttgtgtttaaacaatttggaATTAAAACAGCGTTCTTATTGATCCAACTGATGTAAGATGAGACGCGTGTATAGACTGTCGGGTAATCGGGAAGAGCGCAACGGGTGTGTGACCAAGATACCACACCGACGAGCTTGCCACCCACTACTAGTGGGCCGCCAGAGTCAGCCTAAATCCAAACGTAAATTGTCAgtcgaaatatataaattaatcgttgttaatgtaatttaaaatatcgaaatataatataattaaagtaattatataaatattgattactCACGCCGCATGCACCTCTGATCTCCGAAGGATCGTGAGCACAGATGTGAGTCTCATAAACGTTGCCGATATATTTGTATGCCTTCTCGCAGACGGACTGTTCGGTTATCTGAAGTTTCGCCTTTTGGAGAGTCTTCGGGATTGGTCCACCGACCTTTAAAATAAAGAGACGATAGTTCAGTATCGAATCGAtgtgcatatatgtataccgCTATTGTGAGGTGTCAAAGTTAATTCGGTtgctttgtaaaattaaattattgctcGGACGCGGAAGAGTCGTTCACATCACAAGAATGTTCTTGGTTAGAATTGCAATGTATTTTCGTGAAGCATCGTAACGTGAGTGTTCAATAGATACCGCACTGTGAACAAGTTACGgcagtaagaaaacaattagGTCGCGGTGAACTGAATGACCGTGGTTGGGTCGAACAAATGAAAACGGTTTTAGGTCAAAAAGACTGGGGCCATCGGCGGGTCAAGTGACTTGTCTGAAATCCGACACTGGTRAAATCCTGTCGCCGAGRGTATTGACGCACAAAGACGATTCTACTCTATTCAGTTTTAAACTTACTAGTGCTTACAAAGTACTCGTTGTTAAGTAAGAAAGACGGTAAAGAGGTACAGCccataattaaatcaatactACCCggttaaatattgaagtacCTATGTTGACAACGTTTCTGCACTAAGTGTCCGACTAATTGCATCGTTGGAAGTgctcgtttcatttttcaacgtGATACTTACGCTGGTACGACCCCATCCTGACACTACGGCTGGCGACTTAGCAGCAACTGGTTCGTTTGCCTTCGGCACGGTAACGGCGGCAATGTTCTTGCCCAACTTGAGTGGTGTCTTCAACTGTACAATTCGAAACATTCCCATAGAAGCACGAACATTGTCTTCTTATCACTATGTCAAGGTTTTATCGCGTACATCGTTGATCGGTAATGCTCAATTACCGAAACAGTCcgataagaattttatttacgtcTCAGTGTAGATTTCAAGCAggaacaatattaaatgaacaagATATTTCTGCATACTGTATTCGAATAGTTATACCACTAGatttttctcatttctatCCCTTTCGGGAAACTCGTGTTTcgaagtttcatttttaaaacggTACAGTAAAAGcgaataagaaaagaaagttttgaaattgataataaaaacattactGCAATCTCTATTGTCATTTGCATCGCTTTGCAGATATTACAGAAACCACGATAGTAGTTTAACGGTTGCAAGGAATACGTACCTTGAGCAGAGCAATGTCGTTTCGCCAGGAGTCCCCGGGGTTGTAGTTTTCATGCACAATGATCTTGTCGACCTCGTGCGCGTTCTTCGGATCCTGCCAGTTTATCGTGCCAACGACAACTTTCACTACACTTGGTGTTTGGctgttaacaattattatttggcTTTGTAACATCGCCTAGTACGACTGGTGATTATCGGAGATTCTCTTGAGCAGGAAATTACGGAACTTACCCTTCTACGCAATGGGCTGCCGTGATAATGTAGTTCGTATTAAGCACTGATCCGCCGCAGAAATGACCGCTGCTTTTTTGGAGGGACACCTAATCCGCGTCGaaatacatttctttattaagtAAACGCTAGGATTTATTCGTAACAAAAGCGTGttggaaaaagagaaaatgtaTCAGCAAAAtcgaaaatgataaaaacgtTGGAAGAATGCCGGAATATTACTGTGTTGCACATTTTACGTGTACGTTTGACATCTACATCGTTTCTGtatattgcaaaaatgtttagttCGAAGCTGCGTTTAAATCGTTCAAAATCTCCGTAACAAAGAATGTTAGAATGTGTCTATATTCttagaatttcgattttaattgtgATCTTCGTGTACGATTATTTTACTCTTTTAATTCAAAGGAGATTATTCGATGGTATTacacgttttatttttccataaaatcgtTTGGACTAACCTGGTATGGAATTTCTCCCAGCTTGGCGTCTTCGCCGTTTACGATTCTGGGGTCTAGATGGGGCAGCATCGCGgctgaaattgtaaaattcgatcttgtttatgcaaatataaaatacaaaagacaAGATCATCCAAATGCgggttaaaattgtattctctgACAGATTCCATTTAAACGGCTTTAAACGGCACGAAAATGGAATTCCATAATTCTTTATCGACAACATTCAAATACATGACGTGGAGTTACGTTTTTGAGATATAATTCGAATTCATATGGTTCGGTCGCGTCttgtaaaatagaagaaaacgAACGATCAAAATGTACTCACCATTAGCCACGGTCAGCACCGCGAAAAGAGAGAGCAACGCTACAGCCATGTTGCTTGTGTCAATGTCAGAAATCATGAAACTCAGACTGGTAGTGCAGAGAATCAAACGTTGCCTTTATACACTGACCGATTATAATCTATTGACGATATCATGCCACAAAGATTAGCCGTtccttttaatataaattaacccCACAGATATATCTCATCAATGTTTGAGATCGCTTAGATAAGCAGCATTGGTGTTTTACGtgttagaaaattgaaaatagctTAAGAATAAATGTCGCCGAGTTTTATTAGAACATTTTCTGTACTGCCACTAGAGATACGTCAAGCACCCATTGAGTTATACATTGTGCTATTTCATCACAGCTTGTCGAAGCAAGAATAAAACGTGTATGTTCACATTCAATTGAAATCTTGCTATCTCTTATCGTGTTCTTCTTGCAGacgtattaatttatcttcGCAAAGATAAAGCAAGGGAACGTATTATTtccttaattaaataaatacggaGAGCCTGCAGGAAGACAGCACGTGAAATTTAGTAATACTCACTGTGTGAGTCATTATCTGACGATtacgatatttttctatgcTGTTTCTTTagctttctttcattttctacgCATCTTTTGGTCGCAAAAACGGTCGCAGTTTGAAGAAAAAATAGTTGCTTTTATCAGGAGAAATCAGCTTTTAATGatcatgaaaaattaagtacttgacatgtaaaaaaaaaatcgtgctCTACGTTATAGAATACACTGTGCAGAATATCtgcataaaatttgaatagcGATTTCGTGACGACCACGTTAAAAAACGTAGTTTCGAGAGGAGGAAGAATGTTTTAAGAGAACTTTCCTCTCCTAAAAGgtaagatttttttaaacctTGCCTTCAATCTCTAAATGTTCgagtttcaaaatattgttttaacacAACATTTGACACTCTTCAAACtttaagagaaaaagaaattttcctgtcctctaaaaatattaggaatgacatagaaaattaaaaaaatttaataaaccaACAGGCAATACAAtctattggaataaaaataacgttaattttccaaaagaaaagttaattaattaaaagtaatttaagtTTTCACTTCATCGATGCATCCATcgcgttttataattatttttttaatcttattaGTTCCATCTATATTGTACTACGTTTCACATATTTCGGAAACATATAGCATAACTTAGCATACGGTTTCACTGAACAGCATACAACGAATGAGTGAAATAATTGGATAAATGACGAACACTTCTAACTTAATGTGTACTTGCGACAATACGATGCCATAAAACGTGATATTAAACCTAAAACATTACTTAAATTGaatgagaaattataatgGAAAGATTGCTAATGCTTTTGGAAGAGTTCAAATTTTCACCGTGGTAGTTCCCTTATACCATCAATTTCACTTTCATTGACAGCGTGGTGTCCGAGGTATGTATGCTTAGAATGCTGTAAAAACTGTAATCAATCAATTGAAAGCAGTCCAGTTGTTAAGAAACGTAGATAAGGGTCCATCAGTCTGATATCTTCTTTatatttcctttaaaaaatcTCTTTAATTTCCGTACAGTATTTTCTTTCCATGCGTCAAGTAAATCTTATAGTCTGCCATCTTCTTCGTATTTCCTTCAAGAAATCTCTTTAATTTCCGGTACAGTATTTTCTTTCCTTGCgttatgtaaatttaataatgtagtataatTCACTAcctaattctaaataattttttaatgaatttaaaaacagttaaaacaaataatattttacgcaTCCATCGTGGTGTATGTCTttagaaattacattttcgtaGAAGTCTTTAATCTTAAGCCTTTAAAGATTACATTTCGCAAAGACAATTGAATTCCCGTAACAATACAAGTGAAGCTAGTCAAAGTTGAATTACTAtctctgtaacaatttttgttcactTTGAGAAGTCGAGACTTTTTGGTCAAGTTAATCACTTTTCcacgaacattttttttttttcttagtggTTTTACGTTGCATCAGTTGCAACGttattagcgaccttctatcTAAATTCCACGAACGATTAAAAttccttctatttaaattctccaatttaattgataagctttcataaagaaatcaattttttatacacgCTAGAACATCTTGTGACAGGAAATTCTGGGAGAATACATTTCGTaacgaagaaaatgatttattaatacatgcgatgaatatttacattttaaattaacaatactGTTATTAGAATtcatcattaatttaataagagcCGTATAGTGTGTTCAATGTCGTATGGTTGCTCTCAAGTTTGACCCTTCCGCTTAGACAGCATTCTTTTTGATCCAATCAAGATGAGACGCCACGCGGGTGTAAACGGTGGGGTAGTCGGTCAAGGCGCATCCCATGGCCCACGAAACGAGTCCcacaatttttcctttcacAGTCAATGGGCCGCCAGAGTCACCCTGAAACAATAaacgaattcattttaaaatgattgattAAACGTCacctttaaaaattaacaatgtaCTTTCCCCTCGTTAAAAATATCAGCTTCTAAAATTAACAATCACATTCCGAATTTTCTGATGTTAGAAATATCAGTTTCAATAATTCACAATCGCATTTTAAATGTACTCTTGTCGGAAATATCagctttaaatattaacaattgcatGCTAAAGTGTCCTATTGTCAGAAACGCCagctttaaatattaacaatgatTTTCTAAATGCCCTTTTACCAGATGCATCAGCATCAAAAATTAACATtcacattttaaattttcacgcGTCGGAGAATAATCTACAGGTTCGCTAACGGCGCGAATAAACAGACTGCGAATGTCGCGCGCACGTGAGAAAGATCTGAAGAGA
It encodes:
- the LOC144478236 gene encoding transmembrane protease serine 9-like — its product is MIVPSLSILALVAAANAAMLPWFDPRIVNGEDAKEGEIPYQVSLQNRGSSFHFCGGSVLNENYVITASHCVDGKKPEGIKVVAGTINLSKPNIERNVIKIIMHEKYNSADSWKNDIALLKVEKPFQKSKLVAFVPLPNANDVISPNEVATVSGWGRLRQGGPTTIFLQRVNILIANQDYCKLMYSKHGYNIYDSHVCAYDPSVQKGSCNGDSGGPLTVKGKIVGLVSWAMGCALTDYPTVYTRVASHLDWIKKNAFLQHSKHTYLGHHAVNESEIDGIRELPRQRLILCTTSLSFMISDIDTSNMAVALLSLFAVLTVANAAMLPHLDPRIVNGEDAKLGEIPYQVSLQKSSGHFCGGSVLNTNYIITAAHCVEGQTPSVVKVVVGTINWQDPKNAHEVDKIIVHENYNPGDSWRNDIALLKLKTPLKLGKNIAAVTVPKANEPVAAKSPAVVSGWGRTSVGGPIPKTLQKAKLQITEQSVCEKAYKYIGNVYETHICAHDPSEIRGACGADSGGPLVVGGKLVGVVSWSHTRCALPDYPTVYTRVSSYISWINKNAVLIPNCLNTKIKWDYCQLKFFYTSNTMCYGVTQAIRHAARNNAATFSFVLLTWSEHLTYIFFLTVWTSTFN